A single genomic interval of Zingiber officinale cultivar Zhangliang chromosome 4A, Zo_v1.1, whole genome shotgun sequence harbors:
- the LOC121973266 gene encoding protein trichome birefringence-like 19: MPSSTSMALLHNVPKFVHLFVSAFVFLTVIRLYLFPLLTSSAFSWRPSAPAPPPLPPPPAPGAVVMAGKEYSSKCDISKGKWVPNPNAPYYTNDTCWAIHEHHNCLKYGRPDDGFMRWRWRPDGCDLPVFNPAQFLELVRHKSLAFVGDSVGRNHMQSLLCLLLRATYAVDASPVQDENFRRYRFPSHNFTVASFWSPFLVRAQEADDDDPSGLLNLYLDEPDTSWSREIAQFDYVIISAGQPFLRPTMFYENRRLVGCHYCRSPNVTDLTKYYGYRMAFHTALRVFTDDLRGFGGTVFLRTYSPTHFEGGEWDRGGDCVRRRPFRRDEARLDEVAFQMYMTQMEEFRAAEREGRKKSVKLRLLDTTEAMLLRGDGHPGRYGHVAGANVSMYNDCVHWCLPGPIDTWNDFLLHTMKNEGRRLATRRRPGNERKPS, translated from the exons ATGCCATCATCCACTTCCATGGCGTTGCTTCACAACGTCCCCAAGTTTGTTCACCTCTTCGTCTCCGCCTTCGTCTTCCTTACCGTCATCAGACTCTATCTCTTCCCTTTACTCACTTCCTCTGCTTTCTCATGGAGGCCGTCGGCGCCAGCGccgcctcctcttcctcctccgccGGCTCCCGGTGCAGTGGTCATGGCGGGGAAGGAGTACTCGAGCAAGTGCGACATATCGAAAGGGAAGTGGGTGCCAAACCCGAACGCGCCGTACTACACCAACGACACCTGCTGGGCCATCCACGAGCACCATAACTGCTTGAAGTACGGGCGGCCGGACGACGGGTTCATGCGGTGGCGGTGGCGGCCGGACGGCTGCGATCTGCCGGTGTTCAACCCGGCGCAGTTCCTGGAACTGGTCCGCCACAAGTCGCTCGCCTTCGTCGGGGACTCCGTGGGGAGGAACCACATGCAGTCCCTGCTCTGCCTTCTCCTCAGA GCGACGTACGCGGTGGACGCCTCGCCGGTGCAAGATGAGAACTTCCGTCGGTATCGTTTCCCCAGCCATAACTTCACCGTCGCCAGCTTCTGGTCGCCGTTCTTGGTCCGAGCCCAAGAAGCCGACGACGACGACCCCTCCGGCCTGTTGAATCTGTACTTGGACGAGCCGGACACCAGCTGGTCCAGAGAGATTGCGCAGTTCGACTACGTGATCATCTCCGCCGGGCAACCATTCCTCCGTCCGACCATGTTCTACGAGAACCGCCGCCTGGTGGGGTGCCACTACTGCCGATCGCCCAACGTCACCGACTTGACCAAGTACTACGGCTACCGCATGGCCTTCCATACCGCGCTCCGCGTCTTCACCGACGACCTCCGCGGCTTCGGAGGCACGGTGTTCCTCCGGACGTATTCGCCGACGCACTTCGAGGGCGGGGAGTGGGACAGAGGAGGGGACTGCGTGCGGCGGCGGCCGTTCCGGCGCGACGAGGCGAGGCTAGACGAGGTGGCTTTCCAGATGTACATGACGCAGATGGAGGAGTTCAGGGCGGCGGAGagggaggggaggaagaagagcgTGAAGTTGAGGTTGCTGGACACGACGGAAGCAATGCTGCTGAGAGGGGACGGACACCCCGGCCGATATGGGCATGTCGCCGGAGCGAACGTGAGCATGTACAACGACTGCGTGCACTGGTGCCTGCCGGGGCCGATCGACACGTGGAACGACTTCTTGCTGCACACGATGAAGAACGAGGGAAGGAGGCTGGCGACGAGAAGGCGGCCGGGAAATGAGAGGAAGCCTAGCTAG